The following are from one region of the Leptospira selangorensis genome:
- a CDS encoding methyl-accepting chemotaxis protein: MTRGESRKLRWRLTLGLELLTSILAVPLAVLFIIAAGAYDFNKAIALIGSSTVVLTTSYIVPTIRFLYLGRLLSNLEPNNWEKLNTKGKVEVKKKLLNFPLFNTAFYIVQWSYGIPAAWKLMHFFFIPEFFESAPFLLLPLIIYPPLGISHFFLTESVLSEVLESDRLNGLPLEEKDIRKVSIFARIISTIASISLLPVVIFGYLLVEETSGWLKLGDVTLALSLTILFMVITLTISSYLLASSIRRNSKNMMNAFTEMSQGELDILLPMVSTDELGRSSKMLNDFVKRLRIVVKTVIKESEKLSQSSKVLEEKTKDLSIKMQEQAASTEQMSSGVEEIAASIQSTSSRAESQSDTVKQASASLAELEDRIRNVHTSLMDTKNDAERMRLETSNGESALQSTRDAMAEIESNTAKMEASVNVIHEITDRIGLLSLNAAIEAARAGEAGKGFAVVAQEISKLGEQTQENAKRIRATLAEAVKATNSGREVLGNTEVAFRRIGDTAQNTSERILQVSSLSESQLVASAQVKNAFSELIRSAEEIRNHTKEQSQTSLEFSKTIGSISEATEFLNGIVNDIDSLAEKLAHQASSLKKEVEFFKT; encoded by the coding sequence ATGACGAGGGGAGAATCTAGAAAACTCAGATGGAGACTGACTTTAGGTCTGGAGCTATTAACTTCCATTCTTGCCGTTCCTTTGGCAGTTCTATTCATTATAGCAGCAGGAGCGTATGACTTCAATAAGGCGATCGCCTTGATCGGATCCTCCACTGTTGTACTTACCACCTCTTATATTGTTCCCACAATACGATTTTTGTATTTGGGAAGGCTTTTGTCCAACCTGGAACCCAATAATTGGGAAAAGCTAAACACAAAAGGAAAAGTAGAAGTTAAGAAAAAACTTCTAAACTTCCCACTTTTTAATACGGCGTTTTATATCGTGCAATGGAGTTACGGAATTCCCGCTGCATGGAAATTAATGCATTTTTTCTTTATCCCGGAATTTTTCGAATCAGCTCCATTCTTACTATTACCTCTGATCATTTATCCTCCTTTGGGAATTTCACATTTCTTTTTAACTGAGTCCGTACTCTCGGAAGTATTGGAGTCGGATAGATTGAATGGGCTTCCATTAGAAGAAAAAGATATTCGTAAGGTTTCTATTTTTGCGCGGATTATTTCTACAATTGCGTCCATCTCTTTATTACCCGTTGTGATCTTCGGTTATCTATTAGTTGAGGAGACTTCCGGTTGGCTAAAATTGGGAGATGTTACTTTAGCTCTTTCTCTCACCATACTTTTTATGGTGATCACTCTCACTATTTCTTCATACCTGTTAGCTTCTAGCATTCGCAGGAACTCTAAAAATATGATGAACGCATTTACTGAGATGTCCCAAGGTGAGTTAGATATCCTACTTCCTATGGTTTCTACGGATGAGTTAGGAAGAAGTAGCAAGATGTTAAATGATTTTGTGAAACGACTTAGGATCGTCGTTAAAACCGTAATCAAAGAATCAGAAAAACTTTCTCAGAGCTCCAAGGTTTTAGAAGAAAAAACAAAAGATCTTTCGATAAAAATGCAAGAACAGGCTGCTTCTACGGAACAAATGAGTTCTGGGGTGGAAGAAATTGCTGCATCTATTCAATCCACTTCTTCTAGAGCAGAGAGCCAATCAGATACTGTAAAACAGGCATCTGCATCTCTCGCTGAACTAGAGGATAGGATCCGAAATGTTCATACTTCACTGATGGATACAAAAAACGACGCGGAAAGAATGAGATTAGAAACTTCTAATGGAGAATCCGCTTTACAATCCACTCGAGATGCAATGGCAGAGATAGAATCCAATACTGCTAAAATGGAAGCGAGCGTGAATGTAATCCATGAGATTACTGATAGGATCGGACTTCTTTCCTTGAATGCTGCGATCGAAGCCGCTCGCGCAGGAGAAGCAGGGAAAGGTTTTGCGGTAGTCGCCCAAGAGATCTCCAAATTGGGAGAACAAACCCAAGAGAATGCAAAAAGGATCCGGGCAACATTGGCAGAAGCGGTAAAGGCAACCAACTCTGGAAGAGAAGTTTTAGGAAATACGGAAGTTGCTTTCAGAAGAATAGGCGACACTGCTCAAAATACTTCCGAAAGAATATTACAAGTTTCTTCCTTATCTGAATCACAATTGGTGGCAAGCGCTCAGGTAAAAAATGCGTTTTCTGAACTGATCCGATCTGCAGAGGAGATCCGAAATCATACTAAAGAACAATCCCAGACTTCTTTGGAATTTTCTAAGACGATCGGAAGTATTTCAGAAGCTACTGAGTTTTTGAACGGAATAGTAAACGATATTGATTCTCTTGCAGAGAAGCTTGCTCATCAGGCAAGCTCTTTGAAAAAAGAAGTAGAATTCTTTAAAACCTAA
- a CDS encoding alkaline phosphatase D family protein yields the protein MRRRSLLSSTPLLILLFGFFYIDFAIYGKSQSTDTASPSSIQSGPMLGYSTHKEVKIWVQTKNPSKVYAKYFISGSPEQSQITREVNTEHHKGNVAHLIADVLEPGKIYEYILYINGKYQEPKSEQKFRTQPIWIGKQSGPPDIKFALGSCAFVNDPKYDTQAKPYGGEYFIYKSISAQKPDFMLWMGDNIYLREPDWESRTGFIYRYTEQRSLAELQPLLANVHHYAVWDDHDWGPNDGDASFWMGATAEEIFKLFWANPNYSKKGIYGSFTWGDAQFFLMDDRSFRTANDNKTGSRLFFGEEQLDWLVNGLAFSKATFKFVVVGGQVLNPLSVFENYSTYAEEREKLLSKIAKLKIKNLIFLTGDRHFTELSYIQEGFEYPVYDFTVSPLTSSTHAPITEKNPLRIEGTMVDDKRNFGTIEITGPLKQRSLVFRIFDSSGKELWSRDIKAK from the coding sequence ATGAGACGCAGATCGCTTTTATCATCCACCCCTTTGTTGATTTTACTGTTTGGATTCTTTTACATCGATTTTGCAATTTATGGAAAAAGTCAGTCAACCGACACAGCTTCGCCTTCTAGTATCCAATCGGGGCCTATGTTAGGTTACTCGACTCATAAAGAAGTGAAAATTTGGGTCCAGACTAAGAATCCTTCTAAAGTATATGCGAAATATTTTATTTCCGGAAGCCCGGAGCAAAGCCAAATAACTCGAGAAGTGAATACGGAACATCATAAAGGAAATGTCGCTCATCTGATCGCAGATGTGTTGGAACCCGGAAAAATATACGAATATATACTTTATATAAACGGAAAGTACCAAGAACCTAAGTCGGAGCAAAAATTTAGAACGCAACCTATTTGGATAGGCAAACAAAGCGGACCACCCGATATCAAATTCGCTCTGGGAAGTTGTGCATTTGTTAACGATCCTAAATATGATACACAAGCAAAACCATATGGAGGAGAATATTTTATCTACAAATCCATCTCGGCTCAAAAGCCGGACTTTATGCTTTGGATGGGAGATAATATTTATTTAAGAGAACCCGATTGGGAATCTAGGACAGGTTTCATTTATCGTTATACTGAGCAAAGATCCTTGGCGGAACTCCAACCGTTGCTCGCGAATGTTCACCATTATGCAGTTTGGGATGATCATGATTGGGGGCCTAATGATGGGGATGCTTCCTTTTGGATGGGAGCTACCGCCGAAGAAATTTTCAAACTATTCTGGGCGAATCCGAACTATTCGAAAAAAGGAATATACGGATCTTTCACTTGGGGAGATGCACAATTCTTTTTGATGGACGATCGTAGTTTTAGGACTGCGAATGATAATAAAACAGGATCCAGATTATTTTTCGGAGAAGAACAATTAGATTGGTTGGTGAACGGTTTGGCATTCTCCAAAGCGACTTTTAAGTTTGTGGTAGTAGGGGGCCAGGTCTTAAATCCGTTATCCGTTTTTGAAAATTATTCTACATATGCGGAAGAAAGGGAAAAACTTCTTTCCAAAATCGCCAAATTGAAGATAAAAAACCTGATATTTTTAACGGGAGATAGACATTTTACGGAATTATCATATATCCAGGAAGGATTCGAGTATCCAGTATATGATTTTACGGTTTCACCTTTAACTTCTTCTACTCATGCACCGATTACTGAAAAAAATCCTTTGAGGATCGAAGGTACAATGGTGGATGATAAAAGGAATTTTGGAACTATAGAAATTACAGGTCCTTTAAAACAAAGGAGCTTAGTGTTTAGAATTTTTGATTCTTCCGGAAAAGAACTTTGGTCCAGGGATATTAAGGCCAAATGA
- a CDS encoding alpha/beta hydrolase: MKIQKFMLYLISVIFIIFLGLFGLLYSNQDKLIFFPEILPEDFHFSFSYTFQEVSLELEDGEKIYALFFPAQGPSKGTVLYFHGNAGSLRSWGGVAEDFVPRGWDLLMTDYRGYGKSRAKLTEKGMYQDAERWYEYLKTDKLKKENEIILYGRSIGTGVVVDLGTKTNPGYIILETPYTSLADLAKEYYPFVPEWFLAYSLKSEDKIGKLHSPVSIIHGNEDEIVPFRQGKKLFKTALESGIKIEFLEIEGGNHNNLSFYPEYQKGLANILESVHLNRRKSNSQR; encoded by the coding sequence ATGAAAATCCAAAAGTTTATGTTATATCTTATCTCGGTTATATTCATCATTTTTCTGGGGCTTTTCGGGTTATTGTATTCGAACCAGGACAAACTGATCTTCTTTCCGGAAATTCTACCCGAGGACTTTCATTTCTCATTTTCTTATACATTTCAGGAAGTTTCTTTGGAGTTGGAAGACGGAGAGAAGATATATGCATTATTCTTCCCTGCCCAAGGACCTTCAAAAGGTACTGTTCTGTATTTTCATGGAAACGCAGGAAGTTTAAGAAGTTGGGGCGGAGTTGCAGAGGACTTTGTTCCGAGAGGCTGGGACCTTCTCATGACCGATTATAGGGGTTATGGTAAAAGTAGAGCCAAACTAACCGAGAAAGGAATGTACCAGGATGCAGAACGCTGGTACGAATATCTGAAAACGGATAAATTAAAAAAAGAGAATGAGATCATTCTTTATGGAAGATCCATCGGGACCGGAGTTGTTGTGGATTTAGGAACTAAAACGAATCCTGGCTATATTATATTAGAAACTCCTTATACTTCCTTGGCGGATCTCGCAAAGGAATATTATCCATTTGTGCCTGAATGGTTTTTGGCTTATTCTCTTAAATCGGAGGATAAGATCGGAAAATTACATTCGCCGGTCAGTATCATTCATGGGAATGAAGACGAGATTGTTCCTTTTAGACAAGGAAAGAAATTATTCAAAACCGCTTTGGAATCCGGAATAAAGATAGAATTTTTGGAAATAGAAGGGGGAAATCATAATAATCTCTCCTTCTATCCTGAATACCAAAAGGGGTTGGCTAATATTTTAGAGTCGGTCCATCTAAACCGAAGAAAATCAAACTCTCAGAGATAA
- the mtnP gene encoding S-methyl-5'-thioadenosine phosphorylase: protein MGTKVKAAVIGGTGLYSLDGMELVEEVLPETPWGKPSDTIKIGKIHDKLIAFLPRHGVGHFIMPHEVPMKANICALKILGVEEIVAFSSVGSLREEIKPLDFVLPSQIIDRTRGRESTFFGKGVVAHAPFADPFSQNLSDRINKAAAKVNLPIHQNKTLVCMEGPLFSTRAESHMYRSWGGDIINMSVLPEAKLAREAEIAYQMVCMSTDYDCWRENEEAVTAEMVMANLGKNAENAKKLLSALIPSLGNGDDLSLKNSTKYSIITAPERRNPDTVAKLKVLFPDYL, encoded by the coding sequence ATGGGGACTAAAGTAAAAGCTGCAGTTATCGGAGGCACAGGTCTCTATAGTCTGGATGGAATGGAACTTGTAGAGGAAGTTCTTCCGGAAACTCCTTGGGGCAAACCTTCCGACACGATCAAGATCGGAAAGATCCACGACAAATTAATCGCATTTCTCCCTCGACATGGTGTGGGACATTTTATTATGCCTCACGAAGTGCCTATGAAGGCAAATATCTGTGCACTTAAAATTTTAGGTGTAGAAGAGATCGTAGCATTCAGTTCCGTCGGAAGTTTGAGAGAAGAGATCAAACCTTTGGACTTTGTGCTTCCAAGTCAGATCATAGACAGGACCAGAGGAAGAGAGTCTACATTTTTCGGAAAAGGCGTGGTGGCTCATGCTCCTTTCGCTGATCCTTTTTCCCAAAACTTAAGCGATAGAATTAATAAAGCTGCTGCAAAAGTAAATCTTCCAATCCACCAAAACAAAACTTTGGTTTGTATGGAAGGTCCTTTATTCTCCACAAGAGCTGAATCTCATATGTATCGTTCTTGGGGCGGAGATATCATTAATATGAGTGTTCTTCCGGAAGCTAAACTTGCAAGAGAAGCCGAGATCGCTTACCAAATGGTCTGTATGTCCACAGATTATGATTGTTGGAGAGAGAATGAAGAAGCAGTCACTGCAGAAATGGTAATGGCAAACTTAGGAAAGAATGCAGAGAATGCTAAAAAACTTTTGAGCGCTTTGATCCCTTCTCTTGGAAATGGAGACGATTTGAGCCTGAAGAATAGCACTAAGTATTCTATCATTACTGCTCCTGAGAGAAGAAATCCGGACACAGTTGCAAAACTAAAAGTTTTATTTCCGGATTATCTCTGA